In Mangifera indica cultivar Alphonso chromosome 1, CATAS_Mindica_2.1, whole genome shotgun sequence, a single genomic region encodes these proteins:
- the LOC123222973 gene encoding UPF0481 protein At3g47200-like, which translates to MTIFHTYTPQLVSIGPLHHGEPHLEFLEEEKRRYLQDFLERTRLSVEELYKLIRGKEDTLRSCYDETIKFHSDAFVEIILVDAAFIVELFLRGSFVEMRKTEDRIFRRSYLSLFIRFDMWLLENQIPFFILEEIFNLQKVSSIFRASKPQFIKLTYKFFEVFQGVNGQLGKFNGPTKKNTRKAVIAPSVIQLHNAGANFKPSERKDSFHINFKKGTLEILPLTPQYHTGSLFRNLIAFEQCHCSDNYINDYVFIIHHLANTPKDVELLVEKQIIENWLPDKEGASTLLNDLSNVTTLNPDHFYFSDLCEEMENYRAKSCNKWRAILIQNYFSTPWATLSLFAAVFLILLTVIQAVTSVLQVTN; encoded by the exons CCATATTCCACACTTATACACCTCAATTAGTCTCCATTGGCCCTCTTCACCATGGGGAACCACACTTGGAATTTCTGGAAGAAGAAAAACGAAGATACCTGCAAGACTTTCTTGAGCGAACTCGTTTAAGTGTCGAAGAACTTTATAAGTTGATAAGGGGGAAGGAAGACACATTACGTAGTTGTTatgatgaaacaatcaaatttcaTAGCGATGCATTTGTGGAAATAATTCTGGTGGACGCCGCCTTCATCGTTGAACTCTTTTTGAGAGGTAGTTTCGTAGAAATGAGAAAGACAGAAGACCGTATATTTAGGCGCTCATATTTGTCTTTATTTATACGGTTCGACATGTGGTTGCTTGAGAATCAAATTCCATTTTTCATTCTTGAGGAAATTTTTAACCTACAAAAAGTGAGTAGCATATTTCGGGCGTCGAAGCCACAGTTCATCAAGCTTACATACAAATTTTTCGAGGTTTTTCAGGGAGTAAATGGGCAATTAGGGAAATTTAATGGTCCTACAAAGAAG AACACAAGAAAAGCTGTGATTGCACCGAGTGTGATCCAACTCCATAATGCGGGAGCCAACTTCAAACCGAGCGAAAGGAAAGACTCATTTCACATAAATTTCAAGAAGGGGACTTTGGAAATTCTACCACTGACGCCACAGTATCATACTGGATCGTTGTTTCGAAATTTGATTGCTTTCGAGCAATGTCATTGCTCCGATAATTACATAAatgattatgtttttatcattcATCATCTTGCCAACACTCCCAAGGATGTTGAGTTGCTTGTTGAGAAACAAATTATCGAAAATTGGCTGCCGGATAAAGAAGGAGCATCAACTCTTTTGAATGACCTCTCAAATGTGACAACTTTGAATCCTgatcatttttatttctcaGATCTTTGTGAAGAAATGGAAAATTACCGTGCAAAAAGCTGCAACAAGTGGAGAGCGATATTGATACAGAATTATTTCAGCACTCCATGGGCTACCCTTTCCCTGTTCGCCGCTGTTTTTCTGATTCTACTTACAGTCATTCAAGCTGTGACTTCTGTTCTCCAAGTGACGAATTAA